The proteins below come from a single Dermatophilaceae bacterium Soc4.6 genomic window:
- a CDS encoding HAMP domain-containing sensor histidine kinase: MKRLLLHTSLVAVVVAVVVTAAPLMAFGAWFVGSDAALTSWGEKSSGVRVLELLGVLLLLAVVCVGVTLALVARSAGSLTGPMELLVESAERLGQGRPDVKALESGIPEIDRVGAVLSRSARDVTKSLAAERDFASDASHQLRTPLTALLMRLEEISETADPEVVKEEANIAIDQVERLTKVVDDLLMRSRRSNDAPRPEVSLDSVIAALQREWQPAFEQARRSVRVHGERGLVVKATPVALSQVLSTLLENSLVHGRGTVEVQARRSGPSVVVEVCDQGEGVPATIAPHIFERSVSSGRGDSTGLGLALARDLAESNGGRLDLISARPARFALFLSEAEQR, translated from the coding sequence GTGAAGCGCCTACTGCTGCATACGTCGCTGGTCGCCGTCGTCGTCGCCGTGGTGGTGACCGCCGCCCCGCTGATGGCCTTCGGGGCGTGGTTCGTCGGCTCCGACGCCGCGCTGACCAGCTGGGGCGAGAAGTCGAGCGGGGTGCGGGTCCTCGAGCTGCTGGGGGTGCTGCTGCTGCTCGCCGTCGTCTGCGTGGGCGTCACCCTGGCCCTGGTGGCGCGGTCGGCGGGCTCGCTCACCGGGCCCATGGAGCTGCTCGTCGAGTCGGCCGAGCGGCTCGGGCAGGGGCGGCCGGACGTCAAGGCGTTGGAGTCGGGCATCCCCGAGATCGACCGTGTCGGAGCAGTGCTCAGCCGCAGCGCGCGCGACGTGACCAAGTCCCTGGCGGCCGAGCGCGACTTCGCGTCCGACGCCTCGCACCAGCTGCGCACCCCCCTGACCGCGCTGCTGATGCGGCTCGAGGAGATCTCCGAGACGGCTGACCCCGAGGTCGTCAAGGAGGAGGCCAACATCGCCATCGACCAGGTGGAGCGCCTCACCAAGGTCGTCGACGACCTACTCATGCGCAGCCGCCGCAGCAACGACGCACCGCGCCCGGAGGTCTCCCTCGACTCGGTGATCGCAGCGCTGCAGCGCGAGTGGCAACCGGCGTTCGAGCAGGCCCGGCGCAGCGTGCGCGTGCACGGCGAGCGCGGGCTCGTCGTCAAGGCCACCCCCGTGGCCCTCAGCCAGGTGCTGAGCACCCTGCTGGAGAACTCCCTCGTTCACGGGCGCGGCACCGTCGAGGTGCAGGCCCGTCGCAGCGGCCCGTCGGTCGTCGTCGAGGTGTGTGACCAGGGCGAGGGGGTGCCAGCGACGATCGCCCCGCACATCTTCGAGCGCTCGGTGAGCAGCGGCCGGGGCGACAGCACCGGCCTCGGACTGGCCCTGGCCCGCGACCTGGCCGAGTCGAACGGCGGGCGCCTCGACCTGATCTCGGCCCGCCCGGCCCGCTTTGCCCTGTTCCTGTCCGAGGCCGAGCAGCGCTGA
- a CDS encoding response regulator transcription factor, with product MTRVLLAEDDPAISEPLARALRREGYEVDVRPDGNAALEGARDNPDLVVLDLGLPFVDGLEVCRRLRSDGRTFPVLILTARADEVDTVVGLDAGADDYVTKPFRLAELLARVRALLRRTPTDVTSTSDLLRIDPEARRAWFDEEELHLTAKEFDLLRVLVREQGKVVSREQLMREIWDTAWFGSTKTLDMHISVLRKKLHDDAASPHFISTVRGVGFRFERPEG from the coding sequence ATGACCCGAGTCTTGCTCGCCGAGGACGACCCGGCGATCTCCGAGCCGCTGGCGCGCGCCCTGCGACGAGAGGGCTACGAGGTCGACGTCCGGCCCGACGGCAACGCGGCGCTCGAGGGCGCGCGTGACAACCCCGACCTCGTGGTGCTCGACCTCGGGCTGCCCTTCGTCGACGGGCTCGAGGTCTGTCGACGCCTGCGCTCCGACGGGCGCACCTTTCCCGTGCTCATCCTCACCGCCCGGGCCGACGAGGTCGACACCGTGGTCGGGCTCGACGCGGGAGCAGACGACTACGTCACGAAGCCCTTCCGGCTGGCCGAGCTCCTGGCTCGCGTGCGGGCGCTGCTGCGGCGCACCCCGACCGACGTGACCTCCACCAGCGACCTGCTGCGCATCGACCCCGAGGCGCGGCGGGCGTGGTTCGACGAGGAGGAGCTGCACCTGACCGCCAAGGAGTTCGACCTCCTGCGGGTCCTGGTGCGCGAGCAGGGCAAGGTGGTCTCGCGTGAGCAGCTGATGCGCGAGATCTGGGACACGGCGTGGTTCGGGTCGACCAAGACCCTCGACATGCACATCAGCGTCCTGCGCAAGAAGCTGCACGACGACGCCGCGTCGCCGCACTTCATCTCCACCGTGCGCGGCGTGGGCTTCCGCTTCGAGCGGCCCGAGGGCTGA
- a CDS encoding adenylate/guanylate cyclase domain-containing protein, translated as MSDTSGTEGEESRSLGRRRPSDSLPADPDADDIAAALLGRPRTLARRDVSSGANVSLLSARKMWHALGFPLVTTDDPLFTEADLYALRSVARIVREGDMDETMVLSHARAFARTADRLAAWQVQLVAESLAPPGEREDDADAVGPLAVPDVASAKAVAVRVVDLVDELEPLLVYAWRRHLTDAISRMLSDAEPSVDEHGMWRHIGFADLVSFTSLVRRLSERELAELVKRFEVLTSDIVTAHGGRVIKTVGDEILFSNREAAPAAATALDLVDAMTGDDVLPEVRVGLAAGPVLSRLGDVFGVTVNRAARLTSIAHPGGVVIDSQMATALDSVSGFALRPMRRRALRGVGQVKPYVLGRSSGETRRFGVDDERGAAATDRSAGNPSASHLGSGP; from the coding sequence GTGAGCGACACGTCGGGCACCGAGGGCGAGGAGAGTCGGTCCCTGGGTCGGCGACGCCCCTCGGACTCGCTGCCGGCCGACCCGGACGCCGACGACATCGCCGCCGCCCTGCTCGGGCGGCCGCGGACCCTCGCCCGTCGCGACGTCAGCTCGGGGGCCAACGTCTCGCTGCTGAGCGCGCGGAAGATGTGGCACGCGCTCGGGTTCCCCCTTGTCACCACCGACGACCCGCTCTTCACCGAGGCCGACCTCTATGCTCTGCGCAGCGTGGCCCGCATCGTGCGCGAGGGCGACATGGACGAGACGATGGTGCTCAGCCACGCGCGTGCCTTCGCCCGCACCGCTGACCGGCTCGCGGCGTGGCAGGTGCAGCTGGTGGCCGAGTCCCTGGCTCCCCCGGGGGAGCGGGAGGACGACGCCGACGCGGTCGGGCCGCTGGCCGTGCCGGACGTGGCGAGCGCGAAGGCGGTGGCCGTGCGGGTGGTCGACCTGGTCGACGAGCTGGAGCCGCTCCTGGTCTACGCCTGGCGCAGGCACCTGACCGACGCGATCTCGCGGATGCTCTCCGACGCCGAGCCGAGCGTCGACGAGCACGGGATGTGGCGCCACATCGGTTTCGCCGACCTCGTGAGCTTCACGTCGCTGGTGCGGCGGCTCTCCGAGCGCGAGCTCGCCGAGCTGGTCAAGCGCTTCGAGGTGCTGACCTCCGACATCGTCACGGCGCACGGGGGCCGGGTCATCAAGACCGTGGGCGACGAGATCCTCTTCTCCAACCGCGAGGCCGCCCCTGCTGCCGCGACCGCCCTCGACCTGGTGGACGCGATGACCGGCGACGACGTGCTGCCCGAGGTGCGCGTCGGCCTGGCCGCGGGGCCGGTGCTCTCGAGGCTGGGAGACGTCTTCGGGGTGACCGTCAACCGCGCGGCGCGGCTCACCTCGATCGCCCACCCGGGGGGCGTCGTCATCGACAGCCAGATGGCGACGGCCCTCGACAGCGTCTCGGGCTTTGCGCTGCGCCCGATGCGTCGGCGGGCGCTGCGGGGGGTCGGCCAGGTCAAGCCCTACGTGCTCGGCCGCTCCAGTGGTGAGACCCGGCGGTTCGGCGTGGACGACGAGCGCGGCGCGGCGGCGACCGACCGGTCAGCGGGCAACCCCAGCGCCAGTCACCTAGGCTCTGGCCCATGA
- a CDS encoding biotin--[acetyl-CoA-carboxylase] ligase yields the protein MTRLVEPDRLRASLVTSSGGPAGSPWVELEHHRTTASTNARALELARPGLVVLADHQSAGRGRMSRAWESPPGASLLLTATVPLPAVGAGWLPLLTGLAVQRAVRGVCGLEAVLKWPNDVLLPAEDDRKVCGILCEVGGATDSARGAVVAIGIGLNVAQGRDDLPVPTATSLALARSAMGGTDSTDGTDGTDGMDLTDLAAAVLTHLGQAYSALTGGGPAVAGERAAYRQACSTLGREVRLHRLGAPDVVGTVVEVDDEGRLVIDVGGVRTAWAAGDVVHVRPAR from the coding sequence ATGACTCGACTGGTGGAGCCGGACCGTCTGCGTGCGTCGTTGGTCACGTCGTCAGGCGGGCCTGCAGGCAGCCCCTGGGTCGAGCTCGAGCACCACCGCACGACCGCGTCGACGAACGCCCGCGCGCTCGAGCTCGCCCGGCCCGGCCTGGTGGTCCTCGCCGACCACCAGAGCGCCGGTCGCGGACGGATGTCCCGCGCCTGGGAGTCCCCGCCCGGCGCCTCGCTGCTGCTCACCGCCACCGTGCCGCTGCCGGCGGTCGGTGCGGGCTGGCTGCCGCTGCTCACCGGGCTCGCCGTGCAGCGGGCCGTGCGCGGGGTCTGCGGGCTCGAGGCCGTGCTCAAATGGCCCAACGACGTGCTGCTGCCTGCCGAGGACGACCGCAAGGTGTGCGGCATCCTCTGCGAGGTCGGTGGGGCCACCGACTCGGCCCGGGGCGCGGTCGTCGCCATCGGCATCGGCCTCAACGTCGCGCAGGGTCGCGACGACCTCCCCGTCCCGACGGCCACCTCGCTGGCGCTGGCCCGGTCCGCCATGGGCGGCACCGACAGCACCGACGGCACCGACGGCACCGACGGGATGGACCTGACCGACCTCGCCGCTGCCGTCCTCACCCACCTCGGCCAGGCCTACTCAGCGCTGACGGGGGGTGGGCCGGCCGTCGCTGGTGAGCGGGCGGCCTACCGGCAGGCCTGCTCGACCCTGGGCCGGGAGGTGCGGCTGCACCGGCTCGGGGCGCCCGACGTCGTCGGCACCGTCGTCGAGGTCGACGACGAGGGCCGCCTGGTCATCGACGTCGGTGGGGTGCGCACCGCCTGGGCCGCGGGTGACGTCGTGCACGTGCGGCCCGCCCGGTGA
- a CDS encoding acyl-CoA carboxylase subunit beta codes for MTDVDLTTTAGKLADLKRRVAEVAHAGSTRAVEKQHARGKKTARERIAMLVDEGTFIEMDKYARHRSTAFGQEKNRPYGDGVVTGYGLVDGRQVAVFAQDFTVFGGSLGEVFGEKITKVMDFAMKIGCPVVGLNDSGGARIQEGVVALGLYAEIFRRNVHASGVIPQISLIMGPCAGGAVYSPAITDFTVMVDQTSHMFITGPDVIKTVTGEVVTMEELGGARTHTSKSGVAHYMGSDEQDAVDYVKALLSYLPSNNLDAPPAYEGGGEEVLEVTDEDRWLDTCIPDSPNQPYDMHEVIRHIVDDEEFLEVQPLFAPNILIGFARVDGMSVGVVANQPMQFAGCLDIDASEKAARFVRTCDAFNVPVLTFVDVPGFLPGTDQEWDGIIRRGAKLLYAYAEATVPMVTVITRKAYGGAYDVMGSKHLGADINLAWPTAQIAVMGAQGAVNILYRKEIAATEAAGGDVEKARQAFVREYEEHLANPYIAAERGYVDTVITPSNTRMNVTRALRALRTKRETLPPKKHGNIPL; via the coding sequence ATGACCGATGTCGACCTCACGACCACCGCCGGCAAGCTGGCCGACCTCAAGCGCCGGGTGGCCGAGGTCGCGCACGCCGGGAGCACGCGGGCCGTCGAGAAGCAGCACGCACGCGGCAAGAAGACCGCGCGCGAACGCATCGCGATGCTCGTCGACGAGGGCACCTTCATCGAGATGGACAAGTACGCCCGCCATCGCTCCACCGCGTTCGGCCAGGAGAAGAACCGGCCGTACGGCGACGGCGTGGTCACCGGGTACGGGCTGGTCGACGGTCGCCAGGTCGCCGTCTTCGCCCAGGACTTCACGGTCTTCGGCGGGTCGCTCGGCGAGGTCTTCGGCGAGAAGATCACCAAGGTCATGGACTTCGCGATGAAGATCGGCTGCCCGGTCGTCGGCCTCAACGACTCGGGCGGCGCGCGCATCCAGGAGGGAGTCGTCGCCCTCGGCCTCTACGCCGAGATCTTCCGCCGCAACGTGCACGCCTCGGGTGTCATCCCGCAGATCTCGCTGATCATGGGGCCGTGCGCCGGTGGCGCGGTCTACTCCCCCGCGATCACCGACTTCACCGTCATGGTCGACCAGACCTCGCACATGTTCATCACCGGCCCCGACGTGATCAAGACGGTCACCGGCGAGGTCGTGACCATGGAGGAGCTCGGTGGGGCCCGCACGCACACCTCGAAGTCAGGGGTCGCGCACTACATGGGCTCCGACGAGCAGGACGCCGTCGACTACGTCAAGGCGCTGCTGTCCTACCTGCCGTCCAACAACCTCGACGCACCCCCCGCCTACGAGGGCGGCGGCGAGGAGGTGCTCGAGGTGACCGACGAGGACCGGTGGCTCGACACCTGCATCCCCGACTCACCCAACCAGCCCTACGACATGCACGAGGTCATCCGCCACATCGTCGACGACGAGGAGTTCCTCGAGGTGCAGCCGCTCTTCGCACCCAACATCCTCATCGGCTTCGCCCGGGTCGACGGCATGTCGGTCGGGGTCGTGGCCAACCAGCCGATGCAGTTCGCCGGATGCCTCGACATCGACGCCTCCGAGAAGGCCGCCCGCTTCGTGCGCACCTGCGACGCCTTCAACGTGCCGGTGCTCACCTTCGTCGACGTGCCGGGCTTCCTGCCGGGCACGGACCAGGAGTGGGACGGCATCATCCGCCGCGGGGCCAAGCTCCTGTACGCCTACGCCGAGGCGACCGTGCCGATGGTGACGGTCATCACCCGCAAGGCCTACGGCGGCGCATACGACGTCATGGGCAGCAAGCACCTCGGCGCCGACATCAACCTCGCCTGGCCCACCGCCCAGATCGCCGTCATGGGCGCGCAGGGGGCGGTCAACATCCTCTACCGCAAGGAGATCGCCGCCACCGAGGCTGCGGGTGGCGACGTCGAGAAGGCCCGCCAGGCCTTCGTCCGCGAGTACGAGGAGCACCTGGCCAACCCCTACATCGCGGCCGAGCGCGGCTACGTCGACACGGTGATCACGCCGTCCAACACCCGGATGAACGTCACCCGGGCCCTGCGCGCGCTGCGCACCAAGCGCGAGACGCTTCCGCCCAAGAAGCACGGGAACATCCCGCTGTGA
- a CDS encoding acyl-CoA carboxylase epsilon subunit yields the protein MAPAIRVVSGWPTDDELAALVAVLTAAASGNEPAPPPVGSRWSSPSGRLRSAYGPSRGGWRASGLPS from the coding sequence GTGGCCCCAGCGATCCGAGTGGTCTCCGGATGGCCGACCGACGATGAGCTGGCCGCCCTCGTCGCGGTCCTCACGGCGGCGGCGTCCGGCAACGAGCCGGCGCCACCCCCGGTGGGGTCGCGGTGGAGCTCGCCGAGCGGGCGGCTCCGCAGCGCCTACGGTCCGTCCCGCGGCGGCTGGCGCGCCTCCGGCCTGCCGAGCTGA
- a CDS encoding PucR family transcriptional regulator ligand-binding domain-containing protein, translating into MTTPLTLRVLVAVAGLRLGVDVGGPSLEREVRWVHATELPEPGPYLRADALVCTVGLSLTSVGACRSFASAVAAAGCAGICFGTGDVHDSIPHALLESCRTHGLALLDLPPGVPFHAVAEHVEQWRTTAADRDVARVREVEQVGQLMALVAEGLADPRALQPALGRAGLAEAVTLTVSAWPAGSVTRLLEHLPTAVLGDTGTLVFAVTATPQSARAAAESARLPCGLSGEVPARSLSRALADSRAALDLTHRGRRVVGAEELATFEGLMEQLPAAVLAPFVDQVVRPLLESDARHGTSQVETLRVFLSNDGSLQRTASEQFLHVNTVRHRLQRVHEITHRNPLRFADRVALAVALWAADHPERP; encoded by the coding sequence ATGACGACCCCCCTCACGCTGCGCGTCCTCGTGGCGGTGGCGGGTCTGCGGCTCGGGGTGGACGTCGGCGGCCCGTCGCTCGAGCGGGAGGTCCGGTGGGTCCACGCGACCGAGCTGCCCGAGCCCGGCCCCTACCTGCGGGCCGACGCCCTGGTCTGCACCGTGGGTCTGTCGTTGACCTCCGTGGGAGCCTGTCGGTCCTTCGCCTCCGCCGTCGCGGCGGCGGGCTGCGCCGGCATCTGCTTCGGCACCGGCGATGTGCACGACTCCATACCCCACGCCCTGCTCGAGTCGTGCCGCACGCACGGTCTCGCGCTGCTGGACCTGCCGCCGGGTGTGCCCTTCCATGCCGTGGCGGAGCACGTCGAGCAGTGGCGGACGACGGCCGCCGACCGTGACGTGGCCCGGGTGCGCGAGGTCGAGCAGGTCGGGCAGCTGATGGCGCTCGTGGCCGAGGGCCTCGCCGACCCCCGCGCGCTGCAGCCGGCGCTGGGGCGGGCCGGGCTGGCCGAGGCGGTCACGCTGACCGTCTCGGCGTGGCCGGCGGGCAGTGTCACCCGGCTGCTCGAGCACCTGCCCACCGCGGTGCTCGGTGACACCGGGACGCTGGTCTTCGCCGTCACGGCGACGCCGCAGTCGGCGCGGGCCGCCGCCGAGTCAGCCCGGCTGCCCTGTGGGCTGAGCGGCGAGGTGCCCGCGCGGTCGCTCTCCCGGGCCCTCGCCGACAGCCGGGCGGCACTCGACCTGACCCACCGCGGTCGTCGGGTGGTGGGGGCCGAGGAGCTCGCGACGTTCGAGGGGTTGATGGAGCAGCTCCCGGCCGCCGTGCTCGCACCGTTCGTCGACCAGGTCGTGCGCCCGCTGCTCGAGTCGGATGCCCGCCACGGCACCAGCCAGGTCGAGACCCTGCGAGTCTTCCTGAGCAATGACGGGTCACTTCAGCGCACAGCGAGCGAGCAGTTCCTGCACGTCAACACCGTGCGCCACCGGCTGCAGCGGGTGCACGAGATCACGCACCGCAACCCGCTGCGGTTCGCCGACCGGGTGGCCCTGGCCGTGGCGCTGTGGGCGGCTGACCACCCCGAGCGCCCCTAG
- a CDS encoding amino acid permease yields the protein MSTAPPLPLTDHTLKREFSLWSSFTFAFAFISPIVALYGIFALAISTAGPSFWWAFPVVFLGQMLVALVFAMLVSRWPFEGSIYQWSRRLIGTGYGWFAGWAYLWTLVIAMATVALGAAGFLASIIGIDNASAGQKALIALVILVLGTVLNLVGRTALKVFMTGSIIAEVVGSIGLGTWLLLFHRHNPISVLTSGGGDTPGYLSLSGPFLVALAFVGFSFVGFESAGAIAEEVHEPRKNLPKAVILSLTIIAAVVMYASLSIILAIPDLGAVTSGADADPVTSTLTSQLGTGIAKPVEVLFVIGFLASFLALQTSASRIIWSYARDGALPASSLLTRLSERQRIPVAALLVTTVIGAALFLLSNLASNVYTLMVNFSAGGFFFAFLFPLVGSLVVQLRGGWRAGPFSLGRATVPVTAVATVWALLQFLNIAWPRLVYDQRYLDWSVFVIIGVLAVVGGAIYASVRGRISAASVVEDDEAQDEAADALTATPR from the coding sequence GTGTCGACCGCCCCGCCGCTGCCACTGACCGACCACACCCTCAAGCGCGAGTTCTCGCTGTGGTCGTCCTTCACCTTCGCCTTTGCCTTCATCTCGCCGATCGTGGCGCTCTACGGCATCTTCGCGCTCGCCATCAGCACCGCCGGCCCGTCGTTCTGGTGGGCCTTCCCGGTGGTGTTCCTCGGGCAGATGCTCGTGGCCCTCGTGTTCGCGATGCTGGTCTCCCGCTGGCCCTTCGAGGGCTCCATCTACCAGTGGTCGCGGCGCCTCATCGGCACCGGCTACGGCTGGTTCGCCGGCTGGGCATACCTGTGGACGCTCGTCATCGCGATGGCCACCGTGGCCCTCGGTGCCGCCGGGTTCCTGGCCAGCATCATCGGCATCGACAACGCCAGCGCCGGCCAGAAGGCCCTCATCGCTCTCGTGATCCTCGTGCTCGGCACGGTGCTCAACCTCGTCGGCCGCACGGCGCTGAAGGTCTTCATGACCGGCAGCATCATCGCCGAGGTCGTCGGCTCCATCGGCCTGGGCACGTGGCTCCTGCTCTTCCACCGCCACAACCCGATCAGCGTGCTGACCAGCGGTGGAGGTGACACCCCCGGATACCTGTCGCTCTCAGGCCCCTTCCTCGTCGCGCTCGCGTTCGTCGGCTTCTCGTTCGTCGGGTTCGAGAGCGCCGGTGCCATCGCCGAGGAGGTCCACGAGCCCCGCAAGAACCTGCCCAAGGCGGTCATCCTCTCGCTGACCATCATCGCGGCGGTGGTGATGTACGCCAGCCTCTCCATCATCCTGGCCATCCCCGACCTCGGAGCGGTCACGAGCGGTGCCGACGCCGACCCCGTGACGTCGACGCTCACCTCCCAGCTCGGCACCGGCATCGCCAAGCCCGTCGAGGTCCTCTTCGTCATCGGCTTCCTGGCCAGCTTCCTCGCCCTGCAGACCTCGGCCTCGCGCATCATCTGGTCCTACGCCCGCGACGGCGCCCTGCCCGCGTCGTCGCTGCTGACGCGCCTGAGCGAGCGCCAGCGCATCCCCGTGGCCGCCCTGCTCGTCACGACCGTGATCGGCGCGGCGCTCTTCCTGCTGAGCAACCTCGCGTCCAACGTCTACACCCTGATGGTCAACTTCTCGGCCGGCGGGTTCTTCTTCGCCTTCCTCTTCCCGCTCGTCGGCTCGCTCGTGGTCCAGCTGCGGGGAGGGTGGCGGGCCGGGCCCTTCAGCCTCGGCCGGGCCACGGTGCCCGTCACCGCCGTCGCCACCGTCTGGGCCCTGCTGCAGTTCCTCAACATCGCCTGGCCGCGGCTGGTCTACGACCAGCGCTACCTCGACTGGTCGGTGTTCGTCATCATCGGCGTGCTGGCCGTCGTCGGCGGGGCGATCTACGCCTCGGTGCGAGGTCGTATCAGCGCCGCGTCGGTCGTCGAGGACGACGAGGCGCAGGACGAGGCCGCCGACGCCCTGACCGCGACGCCGCGATGA
- a CDS encoding SDR family oxidoreductase: protein MTTPAASTHAPVPAGLAVVTGAASGIGRAVAHDLTTLGWLVAGLDLAPVDGCAFSAVVDMTDGAAVAQAVRQAEVSLGVPVGAAVSVAGHYEMAPVSDITPQAWHRMVRVHVGGLLHLTKAVLPGMIARGAGSVVAVSSELAVGGGADDAHYAAAKGAVIGLARSLAAEVAPSGVRVNVVAPGPTDTPLLAPDSPWREPSYLRTLPAGRLVRPDEVSRCVTFLVDEGTFCVGEVVNVNAGAVI, encoded by the coding sequence ATGACGACGCCGGCAGCCTCGACTCACGCGCCGGTCCCGGCGGGCCTGGCCGTGGTGACGGGCGCCGCCAGCGGCATCGGCCGCGCCGTGGCGCACGACCTCACCACCCTCGGCTGGCTCGTCGCGGGTCTCGACCTCGCTCCGGTCGACGGCTGCGCCTTCTCGGCGGTGGTCGACATGACCGACGGCGCCGCCGTGGCGCAGGCCGTTCGACAGGCCGAGGTCAGCCTCGGTGTGCCGGTCGGCGCCGCGGTATCGGTGGCCGGTCACTACGAGATGGCTCCGGTCAGCGACATCACGCCGCAGGCCTGGCACCGGATGGTGAGGGTGCACGTCGGCGGCCTGCTGCACCTGACCAAAGCCGTGCTGCCCGGCATGATCGCGCGTGGCGCTGGCTCCGTGGTGGCCGTCTCCAGCGAGCTCGCGGTCGGGGGCGGGGCGGACGACGCGCACTACGCAGCCGCCAAGGGCGCCGTCATCGGCCTGGCGCGCAGCCTCGCCGCCGAGGTCGCCCCCTCCGGCGTTCGGGTGAACGTCGTGGCCCCCGGCCCGACCGACACCCCACTGCTCGCCCCGGACTCGCCGTGGCGGGAGCCCTCCTACCTACGGACCCTGCCGGCGGGCCGGCTGGTGCGACCCGACGAGGTGTCGCGCTGCGTCACCTTCCTCGTCGACGAGGGCACCTTCTGTGTCGGCGAGGTCGTCAACGTCAACGCCGGGGCGGTGATCTGA
- a CDS encoding SDR family oxidoreductase: protein MAPAPSTSTGRLHGQVALVTGAAQGMGAAHARRLAADGAVVAVNDREASPALSALAQEIGGIAAPGDVSDREQALALVAHVSERVGDVDVLVANHAFMTMGPLVDADLEQWWKVVDTNLGGTLWLVQAVLPGMRRRGAGRIVVISSEWGVTGWPGATAYGASKAGLISLVKTLGRELAPEGIVVNAIAPGVVDTPQLEVDARDAGLTLEAMHAVYGAQIPLGRIGRPDEISAVVALLADPSMSSMVGQVLQANGGSTRSRA from the coding sequence GTGGCTCCCGCACCCTCGACGAGCACCGGCCGACTGCACGGGCAGGTCGCCCTCGTCACCGGCGCCGCCCAGGGCATGGGCGCAGCCCATGCCCGGCGGCTCGCCGCCGACGGTGCCGTGGTCGCCGTCAACGACCGCGAGGCATCGCCCGCCCTCTCCGCGCTGGCGCAGGAGATCGGCGGGATCGCTGCCCCGGGTGACGTGTCCGACCGTGAGCAGGCGCTGGCCCTCGTCGCCCACGTCTCCGAGCGGGTGGGTGACGTCGACGTCCTGGTCGCCAACCACGCCTTCATGACCATGGGCCCCCTGGTCGACGCCGACCTCGAGCAGTGGTGGAAGGTCGTGGACACCAACCTCGGTGGCACCCTCTGGCTCGTGCAGGCGGTGCTCCCGGGGATGCGCCGGCGCGGCGCGGGGCGCATCGTCGTCATCTCCAGCGAGTGGGGTGTGACCGGCTGGCCGGGGGCCACGGCATACGGGGCCTCGAAGGCCGGGCTGATCTCCCTGGTCAAGACCCTGGGGCGCGAGCTCGCTCCCGAGGGCATCGTGGTCAACGCCATCGCGCCCGGCGTGGTCGACACGCCGCAGCTCGAGGTGGATGCCCGGGACGCGGGCCTCACGCTCGAGGCCATGCACGCCGTCTACGGCGCGCAGATCCCGCTGGGGCGCATCGGCCGTCCCGACGAGATCTCGGCCGTGGTCGCACTGCTGGCCGACCCGTCGATGTCCTCGATGGTCGGCCAGGTGCTCCAGGCCAACGGCGGGTCTACCCGGTCGCGCGCCTGA
- the speB gene encoding agmatinase: MEPHVRQPHGGLGQVDARTVPRYAGLTTFARLPRLEDVERYDVAVVGVPFDAGVTYRPGARFGPAAIREASRLLRPYNPALDALPFELAQVVDAGDVDCNPFDVTEALTQIEEGLKGLLAEGSSFVALGGDHTIALPALRAVHSVAGPVALVHFDAHLDTWDTYFGAPYTHGTPFRRASEEGLVIKGRSAHVGIRGSLYDRQDLLDDEELGFTVVHCRDIEQIGVQGVLERVLERVGDSPVYVSIDIDVLDPAFAPATGTPEAGGMTSRELLAVLRGMSSLDLVGADVVEVSPAYDHAQVTAVAAANVAYELVTILALKQQPPGGRS; encoded by the coding sequence GTGGAACCACACGTCAGACAGCCCCACGGCGGCCTCGGCCAGGTCGACGCCCGGACCGTGCCGCGGTATGCCGGCCTGACCACCTTCGCGCGGCTGCCACGCCTCGAGGACGTCGAGCGCTACGACGTCGCCGTCGTCGGGGTGCCGTTCGACGCAGGGGTCACCTACCGGCCCGGCGCGCGGTTCGGCCCGGCGGCCATCCGCGAGGCCTCCCGGCTGCTGCGCCCCTACAACCCGGCCCTCGACGCCTTGCCGTTCGAGCTGGCCCAGGTCGTCGACGCCGGCGACGTCGACTGCAACCCCTTCGACGTCACCGAGGCGCTCACGCAGATCGAGGAGGGCCTCAAGGGGCTTCTTGCAGAGGGGTCCTCGTTCGTGGCACTGGGTGGTGACCACACCATCGCCCTCCCCGCCCTGCGAGCCGTCCACTCGGTCGCCGGCCCGGTGGCTCTCGTGCACTTCGATGCCCATCTCGACACCTGGGACACCTACTTCGGTGCGCCCTACACACACGGCACACCGTTCCGCCGGGCCTCCGAGGAGGGGCTCGTCATCAAGGGCCGCTCGGCCCACGTCGGCATCCGCGGGTCGCTCTACGACCGGCAGGACCTGCTCGACGACGAGGAGCTGGGCTTCACCGTGGTGCACTGCCGCGACATCGAGCAGATCGGTGTGCAGGGGGTGCTCGAGCGGGTGCTGGAACGCGTGGGTGACTCGCCGGTCTACGTCTCCATCGACATCGACGTGCTCGACCCCGCATTCGCCCCCGCTACCGGGACACCGGAGGCCGGGGGCATGACCAGCCGCGAGCTGCTCGCGGTGCTGCGCGGAATGAGCTCCCTCGACCTGGTCGGCGCCGACGTCGTCGAGGTGTCACCGGCCTACGACCACGCGCAGGTGACAGCCGTGGCGGCCGCGAACGTCGCCTACGAGCTCGTGACCATCCTCGCCCTGAAGCAGCAGCCACCCGGGGGCCGCTCGTGA